Below is a genomic region from Rhodococcus sp. WMMA185.
TGTCAGCAGTATCAGGACCGCCGCGACAACGAATGTGTTGCCGAAGGCGTCGGCGAGTTCTGAGAATGCGTTGGCCAGCACCTCCGGCGGCGTCTGCGCGACGATCTGCGCCGCCTCCGGCGTACCGCCACGCGACGCGGCTGCTAGTCCAGCGGTTTGGTGGCTCAGGATCTGATTCGTCAGCACAACCGACATCACCGCGGCCCCGATCGAGGTCGCTGTCTGCTGCACGATGTTCACCAGCGTCGAACCGCGCGCCACCTGCTCATTGGAAAGTGTCACGAGCGCCGCGGTCATCAGCGGCATCATCGTGCAGCCCATTCCCAGACCCATCACGAACAGCGCACCCATCAGCAACCACGTCGAAGTATCGGCTGCCACCTGAGTGAACACACCCAACCCTACGAGGGTCAGCGGCAGCCCGGTCAGCACGATCTTGCCCGGACCGATCTTGTCCACGAGCCACCCGGCGATCGGCATGGTCAGCATCGCGCCGATACCCTGCGGCGCCATCAGCAGACCGGCGCCAAGTGTGGTGTGCCCACCCACCTGGATGAAGTAGCTCGGGAACAACAGTCCGGCACCCATGAACGCGACGACGAACATCAACATGGTGATCACCGCAACGGTCAGCTGCCGGTCCTTGAACAGATGCAGGTCGATCAGCGGATGGTCCTTGTTCAGCGCGTGGAGTACGAACGCGACGATCAGCGTGAGTCCGATCGCACCGGACACCAACACTCTGGCCGAGGCCACCGTTCCGACATCCGGGATGGACGAAACACCGAACAGGAATGTCGCCAAACCTGGTGAGAGCAGCAGCATTCCGACGAAGTCGAACGATTCCGAAGGCGATGGCTCGTCGGGCTGCAGAATGAAGTATGCGGCCGCCATGGCGACAAGGCCGATGGGCGGGTTGATCAGGAAGATCCAGTGCCAGCTCGCGACCTCGATCAACCAGCCACCGAGGATGGGGCCACCGATGGGACCGAGCAGCACCGGGATGCCGAGCACCGCCATGACCCGACCCACCCGGTCTGGGCCCGCAGCCCTGGTCAGGATCGTCATTCCGAGGGGCATCAGCATGCCGCCGCCAAGCCCCTGAAGAACGCGGAAGCCGATAAGCGAGGTGATGTCCCACGCCATGCTGCATGCCACGGAACCGACGACGAACAACGCCAAAGCCGTCATGTAGAGGCGCTTGGTTCCGAAGCGGTCGGCCGCCCATCCGGTCACCGGAATGACGGCCCCCAGCGCAAGCGTGTAGGCGGTCATCGTCCACGCGACGGTGGCATACGTACTGTTGAATTCTCGCGTGAACGTTGTGAGCGCGACGCTGACCACAGTCACGTCAAGGATCGACATGGTGGCACCGAGTACCACGACGGACGCGATCTTGAGGAGCGTTCCGTCTAGTTTGTCAGGCGCCGCAGGCGCCTCCTTCGGCGATGTCATAGCCTTTCTCCTGATTCAGTTCTCTCAGAGCATTGGCGGCGAGGACAGGTCTCAGCGCCTCGATCAGTCGAGACCGGTCGCCCTCCGGAATCAGCGACGCGAAACGACGCAACTGTTCACGTCTGTATTCGATGTGCCGGGTCGCTGCCGTGTGACCTGCGGCGGACAACGACACCCGCTTGACGCGCCGGTCACGCTCATCCTCCCGGCGGACAACCAGGCCGAGCTTCACGAGTTGATCGATGTTTCGACCTGCCGCAGCCACCGACAGCCCCAGCTGTTCCGCAACCTCGTTGATCGGAAGCGGTTCGCCGCGATGAGCCAACGCGAAGAGGATCCGCACCTGCGTGAAGGTGAGGTCCAGCTCGAAGAGGCTGTCCATCAACTCCCCCTCGTTCATCACCTGAGTGAAGAAATCGTTGAAGAGTTCGAAGAGAAGATCAGCAGTGGCGTCAGACACACTGAAATGCTAGCGCTCATGCAACTATTAGCCAAGTGCAACCATTGTCCAAGTGCAACCATTGCGCATGCAAAACGCTTGCGAGGTGGACGTAATTTTTGACCGATCCGCCAATCTCGAGGACGTGAAGAACTGTTCCCTCCAACAGCCGCCGTCGCATGATGGGAGAATGCGGACGACGCCCACGACAGAAGGAACAGCATCTTGGCACTCGACCGACCACTCGCAGTTCCACCTTCACGCGGTAGATTCTTCGAGGCCTCCTGGCCTGTCCGAACAGGCGATATAGACGCTGCAAAGCGACTGCGCCTCGATGGGATCGCGCGATACCTACAAGATGTCGGGCTGGACAACCTCGAAGCAGCACAAGCGGCCGACAGTCACCCTCTGTGGATCGTCCGGCGGACCGTCATCGACATTGTGCGACCCGCCGTCTGGCCAGAGCGGGTGCATCTTCGTCGCTGGTGCTCTGCGCTATCGACGCGATGGACGAACATGCGGGTGCAGATCGAGGGCGAATCAGGCGCCCTGATCGAGACCGAAGGCTTCTGGATCCACATCAGCCCCGACACCGGAATGCCCACCAGGATTGACGACGAATTCATCGAAAGCCTCGGTGAATCCGCCGACGAGCACAGACTCAAGTGGAAGCGCTGGCTCGTCGAGAACGCTCCCGCCGCCGACGGCGAAGATGTCGAGGACTACGAATTCGTGTTGCGTCGCACCGACATCGACCCATTCGACCACGTCAACAATGCGGTCTACTGGCAAGCCGTGGAGGAGTTGCTCGCAGACCACGAACATCCCGGCGGTGGCCGACTCGTCGACAATCCTCATCGCGCTGTACTCGAGTACCTTGCCCCGATCGTCTCGACCGACAAGATCGTCCTGCGGTTCCGCCGGAACGACACATCGCTGACCGTCTGGTTTCTGGTCGACGATGCCCTGCGGGCGGTTGCCCATGTCGGACTACTGCACACGACATCGCCGATATCACCTGAGTCACCAGATTCGGCGAAGCCGATCAGCTGAGCTCTCGGACCGAGATCAACCGTTCACCGACGGGCTCTGAGAGAGCGGAGGATTCGTGCAGGTGCGCGACGGCTGATCTGCACCGCTCCGGTTGTGCGGCGAGGCCTCGCACACAGCTCTCCTCCGCAATTCGGGCACAGATTGTTCATCTCGGAAGTGCAGGCACTGCAGAATGTGCATTCGTAACTGCAGATCGCGGCATCGGAATCGTTTCGCAGCGGCGCACGGCACGCCTGGCATTCGGTCTTCATGGCCAACATGTTCATCGCCCCCAGATCGTGTCGGTCAGAGTAGACAGCCCGAACGCACGTTTGCTTCGACGCTTCCAGTGCGCCGAACGGTGCATTCGCCCGCCTTCGGGTGTTCGGGTATTCCGTGGAGGAATCTTCGGCAGATCCTAACCCCCGCCCACTCGCGATCGCGGGAAACCTGATCTAGCGTCGACCCATGTCCGCGAATTCCCCGGCACCCGACCGCACCCTGATCTTGATGCGCCATGGCAAGGCGGGGTATTCGGAGAGCGCCACGGATCACGAACGCCCCCTCACGACGCGCGGGCGGAGGGAGGCCGGACTGGCAGGCGAATGGTTGAGGTCGAATCAACCTACGATCGACGCCGTACTGTGTTCGAGCGCGCGCCGCACCCGCGAGACACTCGAGGCCACGCGGATCGACGCCCCCACCCGAGTGGTCGACGGTCTCTACGGCGCATACCCGGGGCGGGTTCTGGAGGAAATCGCTCAGATCGAGCCTGCGGTGCGCACTCTGCTGGTAGTCGGCCATGCTCCGGGGATGCCTCTGACGGCATTGGACCTGGCAGACGACCTCGACACCGGGGCTGCCCGCCTGATACGCGAGAAGTTCCCGACATCGGCACTCGCCGTGCTCACGGTGCCATGTGAATGGGACGAGCTCACCTCGCGTGCGGCATTACTGACCACACTGCACATCCCCAGGTAGCGGCGTCAGAACAACTTCCGTCCGGCGACCGCGACGACTCCGAGCACAATCGCCAGCACAAGTGCCCACCCGAATCCGAGCAGCCACCACACCACGCCGAACACGACCAGCGCCGGCGCCACCGTGATGAGCGCGATCGCGGGACTCTCTCTCACCACCTCGAGTGCCGACTCTGCCTTGACGCGATCGATCCTCTTTCTCTCCGACATCCTGGCCTCCGTTCAACGATTCAGTCATATCGGTCAGGTGTAATCGAGAGTAGTCGTCGCGAAAAAATGTTGGCCCCACCCCCGAAGAGAAAGGGGTGGGGCCAACACGCTTTCGTATATGTGGTCGACGAGCCTCGAGGCCCGTCAACCACACGCAGAGCGCCTACCGGTAATCGTTACTGAACCCGTAGTCGTCCAGCGGAACCGCGGCACCGGTGCCCTGGCCGAAGCCGTCCGGGCTGTAGTACTGATCGTCGTACGACGGAACCGCATACGCGGCAGCGCGGGCCTCCTCGGTCGGCTGAACCTGGATGTTGCGGTAACGGTTGATTCCGGTACCCGCAGGGATCAGCTTTCCGATGATCACGTTCTCCTTGAGACCGATCAGCTTGTCCGAGCGGCAGTTGATCGCCGCATCGGTCAGCACACGAGTGGTCTCCTGGAAGGACGCCGCCGACAACCACGAGTCCGTTGCCAGCGATGCCTTGGTGATACCCATCAGCACCGGACGTCCGGCCGCGGGCTCGCCGCCCTCGGCGACGACGCGACGGTTGGCCGCCTCGAAGTCCGCACGCTCGGTCAGCGAACCGGGCAGGAACTCCGTCGCACCCGAGTCGATGATCGTCACGCGACGCAGCATCTGGCGCACGATGACCTCGATGTGCTTGTCGTGGATCGACACACCCTGGCTCCGGTACACCTCCTGAACCTCGTTGACGAGGTGGATCTGCACCTGACGGGGGCCCATGACACGCAGCACCTCGTGCGGATCGGCAGCACCTTCCATGAGCTGCTGACCGACCTCCACGTGGTCGCCATCCGCCAGCAGGCGCTCGGTGCCGTCTTCGTGCTTGAAGACACGCAGACGCTGACGCTTCGAGAGCTTGTCGTAGACAACCTCCTCGCCGCCGTCGTCCGGGACGATGGTGATCTTGTAGAAGCGATCGCCGTCCTCGAGCTGCACACGACCGGTCACATCGGCGATCGGGGCCTTGCCCTTGGGGACGCGGGCCTCGAACAACTCCTGGACACGCGGCAGACCGCCGGTGATGTCGTCTCCGGCGACACCACCCTGGTGGAACGTACGCATGGTCAGCTGGGTACCGGGCTCACCGATGGACTGCGCGGCCACGATACCGACGGCCTCACCGATGTCGACGAGCTTGCCGGTGGCCATCGAACGGCCGTAGCAGGTGGCACAGACGCCGGTGCCGGTGGTGCAAGTGAGCACCGAGCGGACCTTGACCTGTGTGATGCCCGCTTCGAGCAGCGCGTCGATAGCCGGGTCACCCAGGTCGTGTCCGCGCTCGACGATGACGTTGCCGTCGGCGTCGACCGCATCGGCCGCAAGGGTGCGGGCGTACGTGCTCGTCTCCACGTGGGGATCGCGGATCATCGAGCCATCGGCCTGCTTCTCGGCGATCGTGGTGACGATGCCGCGCTCGGTTCCACAGTCCACCTCGCGGACGATGACGTCCTGTGAGACGTCCACCAGACGACGGGTCAGGTAACCCGAGTCGGCGGTGCGCAGCGCGGTATCGGCCAGACCCTTACGTGCACCATGCGTATTGATGAAGTACTCGAGAACGGTCAGGCCTTCCTTGAAGGAAGACTTGATCGGACGCGGGATGAACTCACCCTTCGGGTTCGTCACCAAGCCCTTCATGCCGGCGAGCGAACGAACCTGAGTCATGTTGCCGGCGGCACCGGACTTCACGATCATCGGGATCGGGTTCTCGTCAGGGAAGTGTGCCTCCATCACCCGCCCGACCTCGTCGGTGGCTTCGGACCAGATCTTGACCAGTGCACTGTTGCGCTCGGTCTTGTTCAGAGCACCACGCTGGTACTTCTTCTCGATCTGATCGGCCTGCTGCTCGAAGGACTCCATGATCTCGGCCTTCTCCGGCGGCACGAGGACGTCGGAGATCGAGACCGTGACGCCCGAACGCGTCGCCCAGTAGAACCCGGCGTCCTTGAGCTTGTCGACGGTCTGCGCGACCACGATCATGGGGTAGCGCTCGGCGAGATCGTTGATGATCGTGGCCTGGCGCTTCTTCGGCATCTGCTCGTTGACGAACGGGTAGTCCGAAGGAAGCAGCTCGTTGAAGAGCACACGACCCAGCGTGGTCTCCGCGGTCCAGCCGTCGCCGTAGTTCCAGCCCTCGGGGAACAGCTCAGCCTCGAGGTCACGGGGCGGGCGCTGCTGCGTGAGCCGCACCTTGATCTTCGCCTGTACATCGAGGGCGCCACGATCGACAGCCATCTGAGCCTCTGCCGGCGAGGAGAACACACCCTGCTCGGCCTCGTCCTTCTTGGGTGCTGCGAGTTCCCCGACGGCGCCTTCGTCCATCCGGGTCAGGTGGTACAGCCCGGTGACCATGTCCAGACGGGGCATGGCGAGCGGCCGACCCGAGGCGGGCGACAGGATGTTGTTCGACGAGAGCATGAGGATGCGAGCCTCTGCCTGCGCCTCGGCGGACAACGGGAGGTGCACGGCCATCTGGTCACCGTCGAAGTCGGCGTTGAAGGCTTCACACACCAGCGGGTGAAGCTGAATGGCCTTGCCTTCGACCAACTGCGGCTCGAACGCCTGGATGCCCAGTCGGTGCAGCGTCGGCGCACGGTTCAGCAGGACGGGGTGCTCGCCGATGACCTCTTCGAGGACGTCCCACACCTGTGCCCGCTGGCGTTCCACCATGCGCTTGGCCGACTTGATGTTCTGCGCGTGGTTCAGGTCCACCAGGCGCTTCATCACGAAAGGCTTGAACAGTTCGAGTGCCATCAGCTTCGGCAGACCACACTGGTGCAGCTTCAGCTGCGGGCCGACGACGATGACGGAACGACCCGAGTAGTCGACACGCTTACCGAGCAGGTTCTGACGGAATCGGCCCTGCTTGCCCTTGAGCAGGTCGCTCAGGGACTTCAGCGGGCGGTTACCGGGCCCGGTGACGGGACGGCCGCGCCGACCGTTGTCGAACAGTGCGTCGACGGACTCCTGCAGCATCCGCTTCTCGTTGTTGACGATGATCTCGGGGGCACCGAGATCGATCAGTCGCTTGAGCCGGTTGTTACGGTTGATCACGCGGCGATACAGGTCGTTCAGGTCCGAGGTGGCGAAGCGACCACCGTCGAGCTGAACCATCGGACGCAGCTCCGGCGGAATCACCGGAACAGCGTTGAGGACCATGCCCGTCGGCGAGTTCTGGTTGGCCTGGAACGCGGCGACGACCTTGAGACGCTTGAGGGCACGAAGCTTCTTCTGCCCCTTGCCGCTGCGGATGGTCTCGCGCAGGGACTCGGCCTCGGCGTCGATGTCGAAGTTCTCCATGAGCTTCTGGATCGACTCGGCGCCCATGGCACCGGTGAAGTACTCGCCGTAGCGATCGACCAACTCGCGGTAGAGAAGCTCGTCGACGATGAGCTGCTTGACACTCAGCTTGGTGAAGGTATTCCAGATCTCTTCGAGACGATCCAGCTCACGCTGAGCACGGTCGCGGATCTGACGCATTTCGCGTTCTCCGCCGTCCTTGACCTTGCGGCGGACGTCGGACTTGGCACCCTCCGCCTCCAGCTCGGCGATGTCAGCCTCGAGCTTCTGAGCGCGAGCCTCGAGGTCCCCGTCGCGCTGATCGGCGATCGTCTTCTTCTCGACCTGCATCTCTGCCTCGAGCGTGGACAGCTCGTTGTGACGCAGTTCCTCGTCGACGCCGACGATGACATACGCGGCGAAGTAGATGATCTTCTCGAGATCCTTCGGCGCGAGGTCCAGCAAGTAGCCGAGACGGCTGGGCACACCCTTGAAGTACCAGATGTGTGTGACCGGGGCAGCCAGTTCGATGTGGCCCATGCGCTCACGCCGAACCTTTGCGCGAGTCACCTCGACGCCGCAGCGTTCACAGATGATGCCCTTGAAGCGGACACGCTTGTACTTTCCGCAGTAGCATTCCCAGTCCCGGGTGGGGCCGAAGATCTTCTCGCAGAAAAGGCCGTCCTTTTCAGGCTTGAGCGTGCGGTAGTTGATGGTCTCCGGCTTCTTGACCTCACCGTAAGACCAGTTGCGGATGTCCTCTGCGCTGGCGAGGCCAATGCGAAGCTCATCGAAGAAGTTGACGTCGAGCACGTAACTTCCTTTCCCCAGAGGGATTGTGGATCAGCGGTGGCCGCCGATTCCTGACTGCCAATTCCAAATGTGGACTACGCCCCCGGGCCGTGATTTCCCACGGCCCGGAGACCACTACCTAATTCGCGAGGTCGTCGACCGTCGCCGCTTCGTTCCTCGACAGGTTGATGCCCAGGTTCGCTGCGGCCCGCTCCAGGTCCTCGTCGTCACCGTCCGCCATCGCGATGGCCGCACCGTCCGAGGACAGCACCTCCACGTTGAGGCAGAGCGACTGGAGCTCCTTGAGGAGCACCTTGAACGACTCGGGGATGCCCGGCTCGGGGATGTTCTCACCCTTGACGATGGCTTCGTACACCTTGACTCGACCCACCACGTCGTCCGACTTGATGGTGAGCAGCTCCTGCAGCGTGTATGCGGCGCCGTAGGCCTGCATCGCCCAGCACTCCATCTCACCGAAGCGCTGGCCACCGAACTGTGCCTTACCGCCGAGCGGCTGCTGGGTGATCATCGAGTACGGACCGGTCGAGCGAGCGTGGATCTTGTCGTCGACCAAGTGGTGCAGCTTGATGATGTACATGTAGCCGACCGACACCGGGTACGGGAACGGCTCGCCGGAACGGCCGTCGAACAACGTCGCCTTTCCGTCGGGCGCGACCATGACCTCGCCGTCGCGGTTCGGCAGCGTCGATCCGAGGAGACCGGTGAGCTCGTCTTCCTTCGCACCGTCGAACACCGGAGTGGCGATGTTGGACTCGGCCGGCGCGGACAGCATCTCCTCGGGCAGGTTCTGCGCCCAGTCCGGACGCGAACCGTCCCCCGCGATCTGCACGTTCCAGCCGGTCTTGCCGATCCAGCCGAGGTGAGTCTCGAGAACCTGACCGATGTTCATACGACGCGGGACACCGTGGGTGTTCAAGATGATGTCGACCGGTGTGCCGTCGGGCAGGAACGGCATGTCCTCCTGCGGGAGGATCTTGCCGATGACGCCCTTGTTTCCGTGACGACCGGCGAGTTTGTCGCCGTCCTGAATCTTGCGCTTCTGCGCCACATAGACACGGACCAACTCGTTGACACCGGGGGGCAGATCGTCTTCGTCGTCCCGCGAGAACACGCGAATGCCGATGACCTTGCCGGTCTCACCGTGGGGAACCTTCAGCGACGTGTCGCGAACCTCGCGAGCCTTCTCGCCGAAGATCGCACGCAACAGTCGCTCCTCCGGGGTCAGCTCGGTCTCGCCCTTCGGCGTGACCTTTCCGACCAGGACGTCACCGTCACGAACCTCGGCACCGATACGGATGATTCCGCGCTCATCGAGGTCGGCGAGGACCTCATCGGAGACGTTCGGGATGTCACGGGTGATCTCCTCGGCACCAAGCTTGGTGTCGCGGGCATCGATCTCGTGCTCCTCGATGTGAATCGAGGTCAGGACGTCCTCTTCCACGAGTCGCTGCGACAGGATGATCGCGTCCTCGTAGTTGTGGCCTTCCCACGGCATGATCGCAACGAGCAGGTTCTTGCCGAGCGCCATCTCACCGTTCTCGGTGCAGGGACCGTCCGCCAGGACCTGCCCGGACTCGACGCGCTGTCCCTCGTCCACGATCGGACGCTGGTTTGCGCAGGTGCCCTGGTTGGAACGCGCAAACTTGCGCATCCGGTAGGTCGTGCGGCTTCCGTCGTCGGCCATGACCGTGACGTAGTCGGCGGAGACCTCTTCCACGACACCGGTCTTGTCGTTGACGATGACGTCGCCCGCATCGACGGCAGCGCGCAACTCCATGCCGGTACCGACCAGAGGCGCCTCGCTGCGAACGAGCGGCACCGCCTGACGCTGCATGTTCGCGCCCATCAAGGCACGGTTGGCGTCGTCGTGCTCGAGGAACGGGATCATCGCGGTCGCGACGGAAACCATCTGGCGAGGAGAGACGTCCATGTAGTCGATGTCCGAGGACGACATGAACTCGACCTCGCCGCCCTTACGGCGAACGAGGATCTTCTCGTCGGTGAAGTGACCGTCGGCGTCGATAACAGAGTTGGCCTGCGCGACGACGTGGCGGTCCTCCTCGTCCGCAGTCAGGTAGTCAACCTGATCGGTGACTCGGCCGTCGACGACTTTGCGGTACGGCGTCTCGATGAAACCGAACGGGTTGACCCGCGCGTACACCGAAAGCGAACCGATCAGGCCGATGTTCGGGCCCTCTGGAGTTTCGATCGGGCACATGCGGCCGTAGTGCGAGGGGTGTACGTCTCGCACTTCGAGGCCGGCGCGCTCACGGGACAGACCACCCGGGCCGAGGGCGGAGAGACGACGCTTGTGCGTCAGCCCCGACAGCGGGTTGTTCTGGTCCATGAACTGCGACAGCTGGGAAGTTCCGAAGAACTCCTTGATCGCGGCCACGACGGGCCGGATGTTGATCAGCGTCTGCGGCGTGATGGCCTCGACGTCCTGCGTGGTCATGCGCTCACGAACCACTCGCTCCATGCGGGACAAGCCCACGCGGATCTGGTTCTGGATGAGTTCACCGACCGTACGCAGACGGCGGTTTCCGAAGTGGTCGATATCGTCGACCTCGACCGGCACCGTGACCCCGCCAGGCGCGGTCATCTCGGTGTCGCCGGCGTGCAAGCGCACCAAGTATTCGATGGTGGCGACGATGTCTTCCTCGGTGAGGGTCGACGCAACGATCGGCTGCCCGGTGTTGAGGCCCAGCTTCTTGTTGATCTTGTAGCGACCCACGCGAGCCAGGTCGTAGCGCTTGTCCTTGAAGAACAGGTTCTCGAGGAGTGTCTGCGCGCTCTCCTTGGTCGGCGGCTCGCCCGGACGCAGCTTGCGGTAGATGTCGAGCAGCGCCTCGTCGGTGCCGGCTGCGTTGTCCTTCTCCAGCGTGGCCATGAGGATCTCGGAGAAACCGAAGCGCTCGGTGATCTGC
It encodes:
- a CDS encoding DNA-directed RNA polymerase subunit beta' — protein: MLDVNFFDELRIGLASAEDIRNWSYGEVKKPETINYRTLKPEKDGLFCEKIFGPTRDWECYCGKYKRVRFKGIICERCGVEVTRAKVRRERMGHIELAAPVTHIWYFKGVPSRLGYLLDLAPKDLEKIIYFAAYVIVGVDEELRHNELSTLEAEMQVEKKTIADQRDGDLEARAQKLEADIAELEAEGAKSDVRRKVKDGGEREMRQIRDRAQRELDRLEEIWNTFTKLSVKQLIVDELLYRELVDRYGEYFTGAMGAESIQKLMENFDIDAEAESLRETIRSGKGQKKLRALKRLKVVAAFQANQNSPTGMVLNAVPVIPPELRPMVQLDGGRFATSDLNDLYRRVINRNNRLKRLIDLGAPEIIVNNEKRMLQESVDALFDNGRRGRPVTGPGNRPLKSLSDLLKGKQGRFRQNLLGKRVDYSGRSVIVVGPQLKLHQCGLPKLMALELFKPFVMKRLVDLNHAQNIKSAKRMVERQRAQVWDVLEEVIGEHPVLLNRAPTLHRLGIQAFEPQLVEGKAIQLHPLVCEAFNADFDGDQMAVHLPLSAEAQAEARILMLSSNNILSPASGRPLAMPRLDMVTGLYHLTRMDEGAVGELAAPKKDEAEQGVFSSPAEAQMAVDRGALDVQAKIKVRLTQQRPPRDLEAELFPEGWNYGDGWTAETTLGRVLFNELLPSDYPFVNEQMPKKRQATIINDLAERYPMIVVAQTVDKLKDAGFYWATRSGVTVSISDVLVPPEKAEIMESFEQQADQIEKKYQRGALNKTERNSALVKIWSEATDEVGRVMEAHFPDENPIPMIVKSGAAGNMTQVRSLAGMKGLVTNPKGEFIPRPIKSSFKEGLTVLEYFINTHGARKGLADTALRTADSGYLTRRLVDVSQDVIVREVDCGTERGIVTTIAEKQADGSMIRDPHVETSTYARTLAADAVDADGNVIVERGHDLGDPAIDALLEAGITQVKVRSVLTCTTGTGVCATCYGRSMATGKLVDIGEAVGIVAAQSIGEPGTQLTMRTFHQGGVAGDDITGGLPRVQELFEARVPKGKAPIADVTGRVQLEDGDRFYKITIVPDDGGEEVVYDKLSKRQRLRVFKHEDGTERLLADGDHVEVGQQLMEGAADPHEVLRVMGPRQVQIHLVNEVQEVYRSQGVSIHDKHIEVIVRQMLRRVTIIDSGATEFLPGSLTERADFEAANRRVVAEGGEPAAGRPVLMGITKASLATDSWLSAASFQETTRVLTDAAINCRSDKLIGLKENVIIGKLIPAGTGINRYRNIQVQPTEEARAAAYAVPSYDDQYYSPDGFGQGTGAAVPLDDYGFSNDYR
- a CDS encoding DUF1272 domain-containing protein; translated protein: MNMLAMKTECQACRAPLRNDSDAAICSYECTFCSACTSEMNNLCPNCGGELCARPRRTTGAVQISRRAPARILRSLRARR
- a CDS encoding SixA phosphatase family protein — its product is MSANSPAPDRTLILMRHGKAGYSESATDHERPLTTRGRREAGLAGEWLRSNQPTIDAVLCSSARRTRETLEATRIDAPTRVVDGLYGAYPGRVLEEIAQIEPAVRTLLVVGHAPGMPLTALDLADDLDTGAARLIREKFPTSALAVLTVPCEWDELTSRAALLTTLHIPR
- a CDS encoding MarR family winged helix-turn-helix transcriptional regulator, coding for MNEGELMDSLFELDLTFTQVRILFALAHRGEPLPINEVAEQLGLSVAAAGRNIDQLVKLGLVVRREDERDRRVKRVSLSAAGHTAATRHIEYRREQLRRFASLIPEGDRSRLIEALRPVLAANALRELNQEKGYDIAEGGACGA
- a CDS encoding DHA2 family efflux MFS transporter permease subunit, producing the protein MTSPKEAPAAPDKLDGTLLKIASVVVLGATMSILDVTVVSVALTTFTREFNSTYATVAWTMTAYTLALGAVIPVTGWAADRFGTKRLYMTALALFVVGSVACSMAWDITSLIGFRVLQGLGGGMLMPLGMTILTRAAGPDRVGRVMAVLGIPVLLGPIGGPILGGWLIEVASWHWIFLINPPIGLVAMAAAYFILQPDEPSPSESFDFVGMLLLSPGLATFLFGVSSIPDVGTVASARVLVSGAIGLTLIVAFVLHALNKDHPLIDLHLFKDRQLTVAVITMLMFVVAFMGAGLLFPSYFIQVGGHTTLGAGLLMAPQGIGAMLTMPIAGWLVDKIGPGKIVLTGLPLTLVGLGVFTQVAADTSTWLLMGALFVMGLGMGCTMMPLMTAALVTLSNEQVARGSTLVNIVQQTATSIGAAVMSVVLTNQILSHQTAGLAAASRGGTPEAAQIVAQTPPEVLANAFSELADAFGNTFVVAAVLILLTFIPAFLLPRKKSENPDVETEGAPTVMMH
- the rpoB gene encoding DNA-directed RNA polymerase subunit beta, which encodes MLEGRILAVSSQTKAVSGIPGAPKRVSFAKIREPLEVPGLLDVQTDSFEWLIGAQNWRERAEARGDSEVSGGLEDILAELSPIEDFSGSMSLSFSDPRFDEVKASVDECKDKDMTYAAPLFVTAEFINNNTGEIKSQTVFMGDFPMMTDKGTFIINGTERVVVSQLVRSPGVYFDHTVDKATEKDLHSVKVIPGRGAWLEFDIDKRDTVGVRIDRKRRQPVTVLLKALGWTTEQITERFGFSEILMATLEKDNAAGTDEALLDIYRKLRPGEPPTKESAQTLLENLFFKDKRYDLARVGRYKINKKLGLNTGQPIVASTLTEEDIVATIEYLVRLHAGDTEMTAPGGVTVPVEVDDIDHFGNRRLRTVGELIQNQIRVGLSRMERVVRERMTTQDVEAITPQTLINIRPVVAAIKEFFGTSQLSQFMDQNNPLSGLTHKRRLSALGPGGLSRERAGLEVRDVHPSHYGRMCPIETPEGPNIGLIGSLSVYARVNPFGFIETPYRKVVDGRVTDQVDYLTADEEDRHVVAQANSVIDADGHFTDEKILVRRKGGEVEFMSSSDIDYMDVSPRQMVSVATAMIPFLEHDDANRALMGANMQRQAVPLVRSEAPLVGTGMELRAAVDAGDVIVNDKTGVVEEVSADYVTVMADDGSRTTYRMRKFARSNQGTCANQRPIVDEGQRVESGQVLADGPCTENGEMALGKNLLVAIMPWEGHNYEDAIILSQRLVEEDVLTSIHIEEHEIDARDTKLGAEEITRDIPNVSDEVLADLDERGIIRIGAEVRDGDVLVGKVTPKGETELTPEERLLRAIFGEKAREVRDTSLKVPHGETGKVIGIRVFSRDDEDDLPPGVNELVRVYVAQKRKIQDGDKLAGRHGNKGVIGKILPQEDMPFLPDGTPVDIILNTHGVPRRMNIGQVLETHLGWIGKTGWNVQIAGDGSRPDWAQNLPEEMLSAPAESNIATPVFDGAKEDELTGLLGSTLPNRDGEVMVAPDGKATLFDGRSGEPFPYPVSVGYMYIIKLHHLVDDKIHARSTGPYSMITQQPLGGKAQFGGQRFGEMECWAMQAYGAAYTLQELLTIKSDDVVGRVKVYEAIVKGENIPEPGIPESFKVLLKELQSLCLNVEVLSSDGAAIAMADGDDEDLERAAANLGINLSRNEAATVDDLAN
- a CDS encoding acyl-[acyl-carrier-protein] thioesterase — its product is MALDRPLAVPPSRGRFFEASWPVRTGDIDAAKRLRLDGIARYLQDVGLDNLEAAQAADSHPLWIVRRTVIDIVRPAVWPERVHLRRWCSALSTRWTNMRVQIEGESGALIETEGFWIHISPDTGMPTRIDDEFIESLGESADEHRLKWKRWLVENAPAADGEDVEDYEFVLRRTDIDPFDHVNNAVYWQAVEELLADHEHPGGGRLVDNPHRAVLEYLAPIVSTDKIVLRFRRNDTSLTVWFLVDDALRAVAHVGLLHTTSPISPESPDSAKPIS